One Myripristis murdjan chromosome 17, fMyrMur1.1, whole genome shotgun sequence DNA segment encodes these proteins:
- the LOC115374799 gene encoding protein-L-isoaspartate O-methyltransferase domain-containing protein 1-like translates to MGGAVSAGEDNDDLIDNLKEAQYIRTDKVEQAFRAIDRGDYYLDDYRDNAYKDLAWKHGNIHLSAPCIYSEVMEALKLQPGLSFLNLGSGTGYLSTMVGLIIGPFGVNHGVELHKDVVEYAREKLDDFIKNSDSFDKFEFCEPVFVVGNCLEISTDSHQYDRIYCGAGVQKDHENYMKVLLKIGGILVMPIEDQLTQITRTGQCSWESKNILAVSFAPLVQQSRADGEKHDAVQLPPVTVRSLQDLSRIYIRRTLRNLANEDSQDKGLVQRVPQKRKRRRCRRRRINTYVFVGNQLIPQTVESEEEQTEEEHKEVEEEEERDIGDIEILKQVNVLRDQIMVLPLPESLKAYLLYYREK, encoded by the exons ATGGGGGGAGCCGTGAGCGCAGGAGAGGACAACGACGACCTGATCGACAATCTGAAGGAGGCTCAGTACATCCGCACGGACAAAGTTGAGCAGGCCTTCCGGGCCATTGACCGCGGCGACTACTACCTGGACGACTACCGGGACAATGCCTACAAAGACTTGGCGTGGAAGCACGGCAACATCCACCTGTCTGCCCCGTGCATATACTCCGAGGTGATGGAGGCTCTCAAACTGCAGCCGGGACTGTCTTTCCTCAATCTGGGCAGCGGCACCGGCTATCTGAGCACAATGGTCGGCCTGATCATAG GGCCCTTCGGTGTGAACCACGGAGTTGAGCTCCATAAGGATGTGGTCGAGTATGCACGAGAGAAACTGGATGATTTCATAAAGAATAGTGACAGCTTTGATAA gtTTGAGTTCTGTGAACCTGTCTTTGTGGTGGGGAATTGCCTTGAAATCTCAACAGACAGTCACCAGTATGATCGCATTTATTGTGGCGCGGGAGTGCAGAAGGATCATGAAAATTACATGAAAGTACTACTCAAAATCGGCGGCATCCTAGTGATGCCTATAGAGGATCAG ctgACCCAGATAACCAGGACCGGCCAGTGCTCATGGGAGAGTAAAAACATCTTGGCTGTGTCCTTCGCCCCCTTGgtccagcagagcagagctgatGGAGAGAAGCATGATGCTGTCCAGCTGC CCCCTGTGACTGTCAGGAGCCTTCAGGATCTGTCTCGGATCTACATCCGCCGCACTCTCCGAAACCTGGCCAACGAGGACAGTCAGGACAAGGGCCTGGTGCAAAGAGTCCCCCAGAAGCGCAAGCGCAGGCGCTGCCGACGGCGACGTATCAACACGTACGTTTTTGTCGGTAACCAGCTGATTCCCCAAACTGTGGAGAGCGAGGAGGAGCAGACCGAGGAGGAGCacaaggaggtggaggaggaagaggaaagagacaTTGGCGACATTGAAATCCTTAAGCAAGTTAACGTGCTGAGAGACCAAATAATGGTTTTACCTCTGCCCGAGTCGCTTAAGGCGTACTTGCTGTATtacagagagaaatga